One part of the Anopheles merus strain MAF chromosome 3L, AmerM5.1, whole genome shotgun sequence genome encodes these proteins:
- the LOC121600406 gene encoding uncharacterized protein LOC121600406: MSAEVSAPQWRSLGFNGGTSDGCGSPAAPPPQQHPEAAGSPPGGTLISNGGAGATTLPDLIPLVGGGRPKSPGEKCINHNNNIVNTTTTTTTEATTPAGKSGDGDACAAAAAAEEPFHCELAVGLGAESNADRDSGFETPSLDTTTGSGGWGERPADTTPDGATPVQRHAEQQQQQQQGRHYVAHVVVAGECSESKDTKLILRRRTSPGGGGDGCGSPHDATALPSSGETATHSPSNIKMETGSEPEAATAAPVVVKQEQGVEGTPVQTPTPRAPQQHTAPKRTGYRDDPLPLPLEPKEHRKSNRRRQFTDRIIDTLCLPEIFFNARVRPKPKPKQPAKQANKPAAAGPVPGAAKKRAIPALTVPRRPTAPLRTTSALSNGSETGRPASAASAAHLVGALERSPSVPCTGAAGSGVNTSTLSTTTTTTTVPRVNPIFLFVKQEDTRIVEVRCEDYDKRNRIRLTRTGPAGSWRAIPRTDPTTSVTFSLLPPRSDGEEHEEEEEQEEEEDRAAAIDSCCGGRASSVSGSASVSASPKYKLATKSGHSRHHHHHHHHHRKHKKSKKKKRRHVSEGTSDGGRDSRTSGTSCSGTIGRLVATGQRKVTFSVGVKQEQRVATSPNADQPAEVYHDHERIRRADEEAAAAAAAAAAAEEREREETIAELIRNYHEQQRRQLQELQEKLQASRRSELVAASHHTNISSFSEPSAVPNGGTTTTTTDAMVVDVKAEEEDGGTGFCPRLLLGDSGSNSNNNNSSSNNNSSNASNGSSNALGSSIGGSPSHHDATSKCNGGAGVETVENTSNSHKRRQSELSHKLELLELDDDEDDCGAGGKGAQLVATLDDYEVHDDDDDDVHGSTLAALARTADREWPIALAKKSSEMKARRTSIESQIPTSVIPVQQQQQHRCSDAGAQASNDGGPPPLGSLVLSVDDEDDDDDGGTAAAGLLALDELGLNHHHHHHHQEQQQQHQHQHIVDDDDDDDVQLLGVEGGRSSFGVDHHHHHHHHHHNMHLHHALRFDSSARPSQGSDEIIELVPPDDDDDDDAHGACVGAGPKDAGEGRPHEHDSHPDDDGGSALAAAIAAAVAAAAAAAAAAADAPAVPPDRSSTTVVEIDDDEVCVLEQQQRQEKQLTPTPASQGHTAKGTRTRSNDDDDAATTTTTTTTTMDAIVIGPDGTTGTTTLARTTTTTTASASTGSTTTTPSVPGTLAAAGGSDAGKTKSTCIESNAEVHHPPHITISSDSELDDDDPKHALQQQNSDLLEQQQQQQQQQHHQQQEHNHLHHHHHHHHQQQQQQQQLHHLSAEFGDLIEGIDELQAASSSGGGGVVGAEAAGATGGAAVRGGPAHSGSAADELLHAAAASCGDTTMTGAAELLDSLVEQQRRADATGGGSSATATKPTTANPIYTIADDYNDDDEDDVLLEPEPVADIISRLGESLSTSPKCLSFNEAGEIEGLTGDLFGGGVGGGVGGGSASGGGSDGGVDDDLLPNPFAPEQTVAASGAMTQQQQQSSTVTMGGGGSATTTASTTTTTSSAASSSTTTLEDELSITIKDLTEASEHASSYFASAAAAEASKAAGKEAADGDRSGGDSGGGNSESSASVSTSAKELPAEAPIVISPDSCQEELPKDLSCRKRSLSPSPRPVSHSSDAIQSPQPSGLPAVPPSPDLFLQPKSISASSSSSSSTTSSVIEALMSQAAAAVAAVAKGGGRPAAADGVGVSATTTTSTVATSTSGSAAVATTTTSKTGGTVQQKEPLDLGKCRKSASPTVSCSEEAKRLSSSSGGGGSASAADDTSEPKAKRIKTDPEQQQQQQQQRPTGGAGKTVPAVTTSSAGVSAASLINAMAAGGSSGAATASVTPSSQQSAAAAAAAAAYANLNDSARLVEMLTSGNDPDPLTQLRLLVGNPAWKVPDPLLVPKDRLNAVLASPAREIPLLLTTRPELRLPEAFAFPNILQDPDILVISLQQLETILQTQEELVKLKSKTTLDATAAAAAAAAVATPPPTTPVPSMAAVGKKAHAAAATPTPPSPLETLKQTLTAQAAKQNPMMSSLLASGLAGDIDAATTAAFNQMLWLPYLGQMGQFAPDLLKAMMNLPASASAATVAAAAAAAVGGAAGAAGTGANALADMLPFMGPRFQDFCGLPPATATSPLEYKRQLELAMLQEAMTTANLQQRKQQEAAAQKKAAAAAAAAAAAAHVDRKPVLGPKTLEQQRSVAAVTAAANMFQSQQKKAAAAAAAAAAAAGMINPLAIPQFMTPPTMTHGSGSGGGSGNSSSSSSSRYGAAGAAGASSRTSAQALLQQQQHHAQQLQQQQQQHQSFSPSGFKNMANLMNQAAAAAAASGGRQQHSGSSHRQQLTALQKAKLQQQQHHQQQQQQLQHQSSMGAAGMFGSAAANSFFNLPTNFQEFHEQQQQLARKLQKEQLHQQQHQQQQHHHHHQQQQQQQQHQLQLQQQHQQQQLLQQQMHHHHQEEQKPRVTCKSLMNLLQPDKQQQQQLHKHAGGGNGGANSSASSKLANLMAIPGMDLYTAQQHEQLQQQMFLQQQQQQQQQQQHNFLQQQQQQHHLMQSGGGGSGAGGGMHQQPKLKVKPGLHLLDPAAMQRRLLNTDDLAEVGSTTNGLDDTTDLSSPLWHPLFGSAQKGLGPGVGVPPTGSSVGSLSLTGSGSSGGGLSASSGGSISSGSAGGGGAAGAGAGGGGGGGGGGGASSYHSPWQWTTITATGE, from the coding sequence ATGAGTGCCGAGGTTAGTGCACCGCAATGGCGATCGCTCGGATTCAACGGCGGCACATCCGACGGTTGCGGGTCGCCAGCAGCCCCCccaccacaacaacacccGGAGGCCGCTGGTTCGCCCCCGGGAGGCACCCTCATCAGCAATGGCGGTGCGGGGGCCACCACCCTTCCTGATCTCATACCGCTAGTCGGTGGCGGGCGACCCAAATCGCCCGGCGAGAAGTGCATcaatcacaacaacaacatagtcaacacgacgacgacgacgacgacagagGCGACAACACCCGCCGGCAAGTCCGGGGACGGCGATGCgtgtgcggcggcggcggcggcagagGAACCGTTCCACTGTGAGCTGGCCGTCGGGCTGGGTGCGGAATCGAACGCGGACCGTGACTCCGGGTTCGAAACGCCCTCGCTCGATACGACGACCGGCTCGGGCGGGTGGGGCGAGCGGCCGGCCGACACAACGCCGGACGGTGCGACACCGGTGCAACGTCACGCggaacaacagcagcagcaacaacagggaCGGCACTATGTTGCGCACGTGGTTGTTGCAGGGGAGTGCAGCGAGTCGAAGGACACGAAGCTAATACTGCGCCGCCGGACGTCGCCCGGAGGCGGCGGTGATGGGTGTGGGTCACCGCACGATGCGACAGCCCTGCCGTCGTCGGGTGAAACTGCGACCCACAGTCCGTCCAACATCAAGATGGAGACGGGAAGCGAACCGGAagcggcaacagcagcgcCGGTTGTAGTGAAGCAGGAGCAGGGCGTAGAGGGGACACCGGTTCAAACGCCCACGCCGCGAGCACCGCAGCAACATACGGCCCCCAAACGGACCGGCTACCGGGACGATCCGCTGCCGCTTCCGCTCGAGCCAAAAGAGCACCGGAAGTCGAACCGGCGGAGACAGTTCACCGATCGCATCATCGATACGCTCTGCCTGCCGGAAATCTTCTTCAATGCGCGCGTCCGCCCCAAGCCGAAGCCGAAGCAGCCGGCCAAGCAGGCGAACAAACCGGCGGCCGCTGGACCGGTGCCGGGAGCGGCGAAAAAACGTGCCATCCCCGCGCTGACGGTGCCGAGGCGACCAACGGCACCGCTCCGTACCACGTCGGCCCTGTCGAACGGCAGCGAGACGGGCAGACCCGCTTCGGCCGCATCGGCGGCCCACCTTGTCGGTGCCCTCGAGCGTTCCCCCAGCGTACCGTGCACCGGGGCGGCGGGAAGCGGCGTCAACACTTCCACCctgtccaccaccaccaccaccaccacagttCCTAGGGTAAATCCAATCTTTCTGTTCGTGAAGCAGGAGGACACGCGCATCGTGGAGGTCCGGTGCGAGGACTACGACAAGCGCAACCGTATACGATTGACCCGGACCGGGCCGGCGGGCAGCTGGCGGGCGATACCGCGCACCGACCCGACCACGTCCGTCACGTTCTCCCTGCTGCCACCTCGCAGCGATGGGGAGGAAcacgaagaggaggaggagcaggaggaggaggaggaccgTGCGGCAGCGATCGACAGCTGCTGCGGCGGACGGGCGTCCAGCGTGTCCGGGTCCGCTTCCGTCTCCGCGTCACCAAAGTACAAACTTGCGACGAAATCCGGACACAGcaggcaccaccaccaccaccaccaccaccatcgcaagCATAAGaagagcaagaagaagaagcggcGCCACGTGTCGGAGGGCACGTCGGACGGTGGCCGCGACAGTCGCACGAGCGGTACGAGCTGCAGCGGCACGATCGGCCGGCTGGTGGCGACCGGCCAGCGCAAGGTGACGTTCAGCGTCGGCGTGAAGCAGGAGCAGCGGGTGGCCACCTCCCCGAACGCGGACCAGCCGGCGGAAGTGTACCACGACCACGAGCGGATACGACGGGCGGACGAggaagcggcggcggcggctgcagctgccgccgccgccgaggAGCGCGAGCGGGAGGAAACGATAGCGGAGCTGATCCGGAACTATCACGAGCAGCAGCGCCGGCAGCTCCAAGAGCTGCAGGAGAAGCTGCAGGCCAGCCGGCGCAGCGAGCTGGTGGCCGCCAGTCACCACACCAATATCAGTAGTTTTAGCGAACCGAGCGCGGTACCGAATggcggcaccaccaccaccaccaccgacgcgATGGTGGTGGACGTGAAGGCGGAGGAAGAGGACGGTGGAACCGGCTTCTGCCCGCGGCTGTTGCTGGGAGACAGCGGTAgcaatagtaataataataacagtaGTAGTAACAATAATAGTAGTAACGCTAGTAACGGTAGCAGTAACGCCCTCGGTAGTAGTATTGGTGGCAGCCCGAGCCACCACGACGCCACCAGCAAGTGCAATGGCGGAGCAGGAGTCGAGACGGTCGAGAACACAAGCAATAGCCATAAACGGCGGCAGTCCGAGCTGTCCCACAAGCTggagctgctcgagctggacgacgacgaggacgattGTGGAGCGGGCGGCAAGGGTGCCCAGTTGGTAGCCACGCTCGATGACTACGAAgtgcacgacgacgacgacgacgacgtgcaTGGGTCCACGCTGGCAGCGCTGGCACGGACCGCCGATCGGGAGTGGCCGATTGCGCTCGCGAAGAAGTCGTCGGAGATGAAGGCCCGCCGAACGAGCATCGAGTCACAGATACCAACAAGCGTCATcccggtgcagcagcagcagcagcatcggtgCAGTGACGCTGGTGCGCAGGCGTCCAACGACGGTGGACCGCCGCCACTCGGCAGCCTGGTGCTGAGCGtggacgacgaggacgacgacgacgatgggggCACGGCCGCGGCGGGTCTGCTTGCACTGGATGAACTTGGGCtgaatcatcatcaccatcatcatcatcaggagcagcagcagcagcaccagcaccaacacatcgttgacgacgacgacgacgacgatgtgCAACTGCTCGGCGTGGAAGGCGGTCGGTCTAGCTTCGGCGTggaccatcaccaccatcaccaccaccaccatcacaatATGCACCTGCATCATGCGCTTCGCTTCGATTCGTCGGCAAGACCGTCGCAAGGTTCGGACGAGATCATCGAGCTGGTACcgcccgacgacgacgacgacgacgacgcacaCGGTGCTTGTGTTGGTGCCGGCCCCAAGGATGCTGGGGAAGGACGACCGCACGAGCACGACAGCCACCCGGAcgatgatggtggtagtgCGCTGGCCGCTGCGAtagcggcggcggtggcggcggcggctgcagcGGCAGCCGCTGCAGCCGATGCACCAGCGGTGCCACCCGACCGCTCCTCCACCACCGTCGTCGAGATAGACGACGACGAAGTGTGCGttctcgagcagcagcagcggcaggagAAGCAGCTAACACCAACACCAGCATCGCAAGGACACACGGCGAAAGGAACCCGAACCCGGAgtaacgacgacgacgatgctgCCACTaccacgacaacgacgacgacgacgatggacGCCATCGTCATCGGCCCGGACGGTACTACAGGTACGACGACGCTCGCAAGAACAACCACCACTACGACGGCATCCGCGTCGACGGGCTCTACCACCACTACCCCTTCCGTTCCAGGGACGCTGGCGGCGGCAGGCGGCAGTGACGCGGGCAAGACGAAATCGACTTGCATCGAGAGCAACGCGGAAGTGCATCATCCACCGCACATCACCATCAGTAGTGATAGTGAGCTCGACGATGACGATCCGAAGCacgcgctgcagcagcagaactCGGATCTTCtggagcaacagcagcagcagcagcagcagcaacaccatcaGCAACAAGAACACAACCAtttgcaccatcatcatcatcatcatcatcaacaacaacaacaacaacaacagctgcaTCATCTGAGTGCGGAGTTTGGCGACCTGATCGAAGGCATCGACGAGCTGCAGGCAGCTAGCAGTAGTGGAGGTGGAGGAGTAGTGGGAGCTGAAGCAGCAGGTGCAACAGGAGGAGCAGCAGTGCGGGGAGGACCGGCACACAGCGGGTCGGCGGCGGACGAGCTGCTGCATGCGGCGGCGGCCAGCTGCGGCGACACTACGATGACCGGGGCCGCCGAACTGCTCGACTCGCTGGTGGAGCAACAGCGCCGCGCGGACGCCACCGGGGGCGGCTCCTCAGCCACCGCCACGAAGCCGACCACCGCCAACCCGATCTACACGATCGCGGACGActacaacgacgacgacgaggacgacgtgCTGCTGGAGCCGGAACCGGTCGCGGACATCATTTCGCGGCTGGGCGAATCGCTCAGCACCTCGCCGAAGTGTTTGTCGTTCAATGAGGCGGGCGAAATCGAGGGCCTCACCGGCGACCTGTTCGGCGGTGGGGTAGGCGGTGGTGTTGGGGGTGGCAGTGCTAGCGGCGGTGGTAGTGATGGCGGCGTGGATGACGATCTGCTGCCGAACCCGTTCGCACCCGAGCAGACGGTAGCAGCGTCCGGTGCGatgacgcagcagcagcaacagtccaGCACAGTGACAATGGGGGGTGGCGGAAGTGCCACGACGACGgcgtccaccaccaccaccacctcgtCGGCGGCGTCCTCCTCCACGACCACGCTGGAGGACGAGCTGTCCATCACGATAAAGGATCTGACGGAGGCGAGCGAGCACGCGAGTTCCTACTTTGCAagtgcggcggcggcggaggcAAGCAAGGCCGCCGGGAAGGAAGCTGCCGACGGTGACCGAAGTGGCGGCgacagtggtggtggtaacaGTGAATCATCGGCCTCGGTGAGCACCTCGGCGAAGGAGCTGCCGGCCGAGGCGCCGATCGTGATATCGCCCGACTCGTGCCAGGAGGAGCTGCCGAAGGATCTGAGCTGCCGCAAGCGCAGCCTGTCGCCCTCGCCCCGGCCCGTGTCGCACAGCTCCGATGCGATACAGTCGCCGCAGCCGAGCGGGCTGCCCGCGGTACCCCCGTCGCCGGATCTGTTCCTGCAGCCGAAATCCATCTCCGCgtccagctcgagcagcagctcgaCGACGTCGAGCGTGATCGAGGCGCTGATGTCGCAGGCGGCCGCAGCAGTGGCGGCCGTCGCGAAAGGTGGCGGCCGGCCCGCCGCTGCTGACGGGGTGGGCGTttcggcgacgacgacgacgagcacGGTGGCCACCAGTACGAGCGGTAGCGCCGCGGTagcaacgacgacgacctCCAAAACGGGCGGCACGGTGCAGCAGAAGGAGCCGCTCGATCTGGGCAAGTGTCGCAAGTCGGCCAGCCCGACGGTCAGCTGCTCGGAGGAGGCGAAGCGGCTCTCATCGTCcagcggtggcggtggcagtgCCAGTGCCGCCGACGACACGAGCGAACCGAAAGCGAAACGCATCAAAACGGAccccgaacagcagcagcagcagcagcagcaaaggccAACCGGTGGTGCTGGTAAGACGGTGCCGGCTGTCACGACGTCCAGTGCGGGCGTGAGTGCCGCCTCGCTGATCAACGCGATGGCGGCCGGTGGAAGTAGCGGGGCCGCCACCGCCTCAGTGACACCCTCCAGCCAGCAGagtgcggcggcggctgcagcGGCAGCCGCCTACGCGAATCTCAACGACTCGGCCCGCCTGGTGGAGATGCTCACCTCCGGCAACGATCCGGACCCGCTCACCCAGCTCCGCCTGCTCGTGGGCAATCCGGCCTGGAAGGTGCCGGACCCGCTGCTCGTGCCAAAGGATCGGCTGAACGCGGTGCTGGCGTCACCGGCCCGCGAAATCCCCCTGCTGCTAACGACGCGGCCCGAGCTGCGGCTGCCGGAAGCGTTCGCCTTTCCCAACATACTGCAGGATCCGGACATACTGGTGATCtcgctgcagcagctcgaaACGATCCTGCAGACGCAGGAAGAGCTGGTGAAGCTCAAATCGAAGACGACGCTCGATgcgacggcggcggcagcagcagcagcagcggtcgCTACGCCGCCCCCCACTACGCCCGTGCCATCGATGGCGGCCGTCGGCAAGAAGGCGCACGCCGCGGCCGCCACCCCGACACCGCCCAGCCCGCTCGAGACGCTGAAGCAAACGCTGACGGCGCAGGCGGCGAAACAGAACCCGATGATGAGCTCGCTGCTCGCTTCCGGGCTGGCCGGGGACATTGACGCGGCAACGACGGCCGCCTTCAACCAGATGCTCTGGCTGCCCTACCTCGGCCAGATGGGACAGTTCGCGCCGGACCTGCTGAAGGCGATGATGAACCTGCCGGCCTCGGCGTCCGCCGccacggtggcggcggcggcagctgcCGCCGTTGGTGGAGCGGCGGGCGCCGCCGGCACCGGCGCAAACGCGCTGGCCGACATGCTACCGTTTATGGGCCCGCGGTTTCAGGACTTTTGCGGGTTGCCGCCCGCCACGGCGACCAGCCCGCTCGAGTACAAGCGGCAGCTCGAGCTGGCCATGCTGCAGGAAGCGATGACGACGGCGAACCTGCAGCAGCGCAAGCAGCAGGAAGCGGCGGCCCAGAAGAaggcagcggcggcagcggccgccGCTGCGGCTGCCGCCCACGTCGACCGCAAACCCGTCCTTGGGCCGAAAACGCTCGAGCAGCAGCGCTCGGTGGCGGCAGTAACGGCCGCCGCCAACATGTTCCAGAGCCAGCAGAAGAAggcggctgcggcggcggctgccgctgccgcaGCGGCCGGTATGATCAACCCCCTCGCGATACCTCAGTTCATGACGCCGCCCACGATGACGCACGGaagtggcagtggtggtggtagcggcaacagcagcagcagcagcagcagtcggtACGGTGCAGCTGGCGCGGCTGGCGCTAGTTCGCGAACATCCGCCCAAGcgttgctgcagcagcagcaacaccatgCGCAacagctccagcagcagcagcagcagcatcaatcGTTCAGTCCGAGTGGGTTTAAAAATATGGCCAACCTTATGAACCAGGCGGCTGCCGCGGCGGCAGCGTCCGGTGGACGGCAGCAGCACTCGGGAAGCTCGCACCGGCAACAGCTTACCGCATTGCAGAAGGCGAaactgcaacagcagcaacaccatcagcagcagcagcagcagctccagcaccAAAGCAGTATGGGTGCGGCCGGTATGTTCGGCTCGGCGGCGGCCAATTCGTTCTTCAATCTTCCCACCAACTTCCAAGAGTtccacgagcagcagcaacagctcgCCCGGAAGCTCCAGAAAGAGCagctccaccagcagcagcaccagcagcagcaacatcatcatcatcaccagcagcagcaacagcagcagcagcatcagcttcagctacaacagcagcatcagcagcaacagctcctccagcaacagatgcaccaccatcaccaggaagagcaaaaaccaaGGGTAACGTGCAAATCGCTGATGAACTTGCTGCAGCCggacaagcagcagcagcagcagctgcacaaGCATGCCGGCGGGGGCAATGGTGGTGCGAACAGTAGTGCTTCCAGCAAGCTGGCCAATCTGATGGCCATCCCGGGGATGGATCTGTACACTGCGCAACAGCACGAACAGCTACAGCAACAAATGTtcctacagcagcagcagcagcagcagcagcaacagcagcacaacttcctccagcagcaacagcagcagcatcatttaATGCAGTCAGGCGGCGGTGGAAGTGGTGCGGGCGGTGGTATGCATCAGCAACCCAAGCTAAAGGTGAAGCCCGGTCTGCATCTGCTCGATCCGGCCGCCATGCAGAGACGGTTGCTGAATACGGACGATCTGGCGGAGGTCGGCAGCACCACGAACGGGCTCGACGATACGACGGATCTGTCCTCACCGCTCTGGCATCCTCTGTTTGGCAG